From a region of the Salinispira pacifica genome:
- a CDS encoding ABC transporter ATP-binding protein: MKTLLEVSNLRTSFHSHLGEIQAVRGANFKLEEGEVLGIVGESGSGKSVTSLSIMGLIQEPGEIKKGSKVMFRGKDLTKLSNKQMSQLRGNEISMIFQDPMTSLNPVYTIENQMVEVIRRHQMLNKREARERAIEMLTLVGIPQPEKRIKSYPHEFSGGMRQRVMIATALSCNPKLLIADEPTTALDVTIQAQILELMKDLKDRINTSIIIITHDLGVIAEVCDHIAVMYGGTIMETGTERDIFYNPQNPYTVGLHHSIPKMNTEQKERLVPITGSPPDLLHPPKGCPFASRCPHTMKLCLEEQPPTFKLSETHSSACWLLHKDAPQVANYETAEAVSE; encoded by the coding sequence ATGAAAACACTATTAGAAGTCTCAAATTTGAGAACATCATTCCATAGTCATCTCGGAGAAATTCAGGCAGTTCGGGGTGCCAACTTCAAACTGGAGGAAGGGGAGGTCCTTGGCATCGTAGGGGAATCCGGCAGCGGTAAGTCGGTTACCTCCCTCTCCATTATGGGACTGATTCAGGAACCCGGTGAAATCAAGAAGGGCAGCAAGGTGATGTTCCGGGGTAAGGATCTTACCAAGCTGAGCAACAAGCAGATGTCCCAGCTCCGGGGAAATGAGATCTCCATGATCTTTCAGGACCCCATGACATCTTTGAATCCGGTGTACACAATCGAGAATCAGATGGTTGAGGTGATCCGCCGGCATCAGATGCTGAATAAGAGGGAAGCCCGGGAACGGGCCATCGAAATGCTTACCCTGGTGGGGATCCCCCAGCCGGAAAAGCGGATTAAAAGCTATCCCCATGAGTTTTCCGGGGGGATGCGCCAGAGGGTAATGATCGCCACCGCCCTGAGCTGTAATCCCAAGCTGCTCATTGCCGATGAACCCACCACCGCACTGGATGTAACCATACAGGCCCAGATTCTGGAGCTGATGAAGGATCTGAAGGATCGTATCAACACATCAATTATCATTATCACCCATGACCTGGGGGTAATTGCTGAAGTGTGTGATCATATTGCGGTGATGTACGGCGGTACCATCATGGAAACCGGAACCGAGCGGGATATTTTTTACAATCCCCAGAATCCCTACACCGTGGGGCTTCACCACTCCATTCCCAAGATGAACACCGAACAGAAAGAGCGTCTGGTGCCCATTACCGGGTCACCCCCGGATCTGCTTCACCCTCCCAAGGGCTGTCCCTTTGCCAGCCGCTGCCCCCACACAATGAAACTGTGTCTGGAAGAGCAGCCGCCCACCTTCAAGCTCAGCGAAACCCATTCTTCAGCCTGCTGGCTGCTGCATAAGGACGCTCCCCAGGTGGCAAACTACGAGACTGCGGAGGCCGTAAGTGAGTAA